Proteins from one Sulfurovum sp. TSL1 genomic window:
- a CDS encoding MFS transporter, whose amino-acid sequence MSKTLNKKIQISLLLIATMGVMSGITVVSSLPLISQTFSHLPHIEFLSKLMLTIPSIIIALFAPVAGIIVDKFGRLKPLYTGIILFVVGGSSGFYLEHFYAILVGRAVLGIAVALLMTSSTALIGDYLDEMARHRFMSVQGMAVAMGGIVFITAGGLLAQLHWSYPFAIYILPLFFLPLLLTSLYEPEKHTHVESDIEIETKLWPVYLTAFFAMVLFYMLPTQLPYLIIETLHGKPSTIGLVIATAMIFNALTSRQYAKLKARFSYVHIYIITFIFFGTGLFIISQAHSIAQLFYSTAFIGIGFGLILVNTNSWFLAKVPAHKRGKASGVLASSFFLGQFSSPLIMQPIVHLYGIQGLFLIVSGIALTTALILFLKGKIS is encoded by the coding sequence ATGTCTAAAACACTAAATAAAAAGATACAGATCTCACTACTACTGATCGCAACGATGGGTGTGATGTCAGGTATTACTGTCGTCTCTTCCCTTCCCCTGATCAGTCAAACCTTCAGCCATCTTCCCCATATCGAATTCCTTTCAAAGCTGATGTTGACCATTCCTTCCATCATCATTGCACTCTTTGCCCCGGTCGCCGGGATCATTGTAGATAAATTCGGCAGGTTAAAACCGCTTTATACCGGGATCATTCTCTTTGTAGTGGGCGGAAGCTCGGGGTTTTATCTTGAACACTTCTATGCCATTCTTGTAGGACGAGCGGTACTGGGCATAGCTGTTGCCCTGCTCATGACCAGCTCTACTGCACTCATAGGTGATTACCTTGATGAAATGGCACGGCATAGATTTATGTCGGTTCAGGGGATGGCCGTGGCTATGGGAGGGATCGTTTTTATTACGGCCGGAGGTCTGCTTGCGCAACTCCACTGGTCCTACCCTTTTGCTATCTATATCTTACCTCTGTTTTTTCTTCCTCTGCTGCTTACCTCTCTCTATGAACCTGAGAAGCATACGCATGTCGAAAGTGACATAGAAATAGAGACCAAACTCTGGCCTGTCTACCTCACTGCGTTTTTTGCCATGGTACTTTTTTATATGCTGCCTACCCAACTGCCTTATCTTATTATTGAGACCCTGCATGGCAAGCCAAGTACGATAGGACTGGTCATTGCCACTGCGATGATCTTCAATGCGCTCACCTCCAGACAATATGCCAAACTCAAGGCGAGGTTCTCCTATGTACATATCTATATCATTACGTTTATTTTTTTTGGTACGGGTCTCTTCATCATTTCTCAAGCCCACTCCATTGCACAGCTCTTTTACAGCACAGCATTCATAGGTATAGGGTTTGGACTGATCCTTGTCAATACCAATTCATGGTTTCTTGCAAAAGTACCTGCACATAAAAGAGGAAAAGCTTCAGGTGTACTCGCATCCAGCTTCTTCCTGGGGCAGTTCTCTTCTCCGCTGATCATGCAGCCTATTGTACATCTGTATGGGATTCAGGGACTTTTTTTGATCGTATCGGGCATTGCATTAACGACAGCATTGATACTGTTTTTAAAAGGAAAGATCTCTTAA
- a CDS encoding HAD family hydrolase, producing the protein MEKKLIIFDMDGTLVNSSLTIANAINYVRKNLGFEPMAQEYILRLVNDHTINPAQTFYHAKAFDRDHEKWFSEYYTKNHQQELILYDGIKELLDTLKGKGHDLAVATNAYRGSTIESLTHLEVYEHFDAIACYDDVQQGKPHPDMLHKILDELGHSSHSALFIGDGPRDELASKRAEIDYIMVDWGFTDHIDAVRSVDELHTLLLR; encoded by the coding sequence GTGGAAAAAAAACTGATCATTTTTGATATGGATGGCACCTTGGTCAACTCTTCGTTGACCATAGCCAATGCGATCAATTATGTACGTAAAAACCTGGGTTTTGAGCCTATGGCACAAGAGTATATTTTAAGATTGGTCAATGACCATACCATCAATCCTGCACAAACTTTTTACCATGCAAAAGCATTTGACAGGGACCATGAAAAATGGTTTTCAGAGTACTATACGAAAAATCATCAACAGGAATTGATACTCTATGATGGCATTAAAGAACTGCTTGATACCCTTAAGGGAAAAGGACATGATCTGGCAGTAGCGACCAATGCCTACAGAGGGTCAACGATAGAATCATTGACACATCTGGAGGTCTATGAGCATTTTGATGCTATCGCCTGTTATGATGATGTACAGCAAGGAAAACCCCACCCTGACATGCTCCACAAAATACTGGATGAGCTGGGGCACAGTAGCCATAGCGCACTTTTTATCGGTGACGGTCCGCGTGATGAGTTGGCAAGTAAAAGAGCAGAGATAGACTATATCATGGTAGACTGGGGCTTTACGGACCATATAGATGCGGTACGCAGTGTCGATGAACTGCATACCTTACTGCTGCGTTAA
- a CDS encoding PDC sensor domain-containing protein, producing MKIKEIEEYAQVRAKARAYLCYIIGRHISQTITNGDISTVLAKLEPLHESIPNAEAIYALDGKGIQIIENISKDKKLEGIGKGEDRSDRAYYYKTQREHRCTLTEPYPSNLSNTMVVTAAFPIVDEKDNLISIICVDISLANILRMVHPSSIDSVSGKLSKVAYTAFSFALSGVSLLLFIKGVAAFMHFGFDFSAIDINEMFKATILLTLSLAIFDLVKAIFEEEVLGKEKKGATGEGHQTMIRFLGSIIIALSIEALMLVFKFALTDPAQLVYAVYLISGVALLLVSLSVYVKFIQPRLNDSEKMN from the coding sequence ATGAAAATTAAAGAGATAGAAGAGTATGCACAGGTCCGTGCAAAAGCAAGAGCTTACCTTTGTTATATCATAGGAAGACATATTTCTCAAACGATTACCAATGGTGATATCTCTACGGTACTTGCAAAGCTAGAACCGCTTCATGAGAGTATCCCTAATGCAGAAGCGATCTATGCATTGGATGGTAAAGGTATACAGATCATTGAAAATATCTCTAAGGATAAAAAGCTTGAGGGGATTGGTAAAGGTGAGGATAGAAGTGACAGGGCTTACTATTATAAAACACAAAGAGAACATCGTTGTACCCTGACAGAACCATACCCGTCCAATTTGAGTAATACGATGGTTGTCACTGCAGCATTTCCGATCGTAGATGAAAAAGATAATTTGATCAGCATTATTTGTGTAGATATCTCTTTGGCAAATATTTTACGCATGGTGCATCCAAGCTCCATCGACTCAGTTTCCGGAAAATTAAGTAAAGTTGCCTATACCGCATTCTCTTTCGCACTATCAGGTGTTTCACTGTTACTTTTTATCAAAGGGGTGGCGGCATTCATGCATTTTGGATTTGATTTTTCTGCCATTGACATCAATGAGATGTTCAAAGCAACGATCCTTCTGACCCTCTCCCTGGCTATTTTTGATCTCGTCAAAGCGATATTTGAGGAAGAGGTTTTAGGTAAAGAGAAAAAAGGGGCTACAGGCGAGGGACACCAGACCATGATACGCTTTTTAGGCTCCATTATTATTGCATTATCCATTGAAGCCCTGATGCTTGTCTTTAAGTTTGCACTCACAGATCCGGCCCAGCTTGTGTATGCTGTCTATCTGATTTCCGGTGTCGCATTACTTTTAGTGAGTCTTTCTGTTTACGTGAAGTTCATACAGCCAAGACTTAATGATTCGGAGAAGATGAACTAG
- a CDS encoding phosphatidylserine decarboxylase, whose protein sequence is MAKHFTSILSSAFGKFASKAFPSPIQNFINKGYVKLMGLDMSEFKEPSAYPTLNKLFTRAFETPRALPEEKDALISGVDALITDAGKIKEGKAYQIKGMSYSIEKLFGPYHQEAASMVEGGEFINFYLSPKDYHRYHMPMRLKVRSLTHIPGKHYPVNFPLLRHKVDLFIENERVVIECEDEKGRTQVLVLVAALNVGQMVVTFEEKVRTNSEIRESVHYEYEEFWVDRGEFYGWFEMGSTILTFSEKGSIFPEVAINQKVKFTDILGKVL, encoded by the coding sequence ATGGCTAAACACTTTACTTCCATCCTCTCCAGTGCATTTGGAAAATTTGCTTCTAAAGCATTCCCGTCACCGATACAAAACTTTATTAACAAAGGGTATGTAAAACTGATGGGACTTGATATGAGCGAGTTCAAAGAACCCAGTGCATATCCGACACTGAACAAACTCTTTACAAGAGCCTTTGAAACACCCAGAGCTTTGCCGGAAGAGAAGGATGCTCTGATATCGGGGGTGGATGCACTTATTACCGATGCAGGTAAGATCAAAGAGGGTAAAGCTTATCAGATCAAAGGGATGAGCTACAGTATAGAGAAGCTTTTTGGTCCATACCATCAGGAGGCAGCAAGCATGGTTGAGGGAGGAGAATTTATCAACTTCTATCTTTCACCCAAAGATTATCACCGTTATCATATGCCGATGAGACTCAAAGTGAGATCACTGACACATATCCCCGGCAAACACTATCCTGTGAACTTTCCACTGCTTCGCCATAAAGTGGATCTGTTCATCGAAAATGAGAGGGTCGTGATAGAGTGTGAAGATGAAAAGGGCAGAACACAGGTACTGGTGCTTGTAGCGGCACTCAATGTAGGTCAAATGGTCGTAACCTTTGAGGAAAAAGTGAGAACGAACTCAGAGATCAGAGAATCGGTACATTATGAGTATGAAGAATTCTGGGTAGATAGGGGAGAGTTCTATGGCTGGTTCGAGATGGGATCAACGATCTTGACCTTTTCAGAAAAAGGGAGTATATTCCCGGAAGTCGCGATCAATCAAAAAGTAAAATTTACTGATATTTTGGGTAAAGTATTATAG
- a CDS encoding 3'-5' exonuclease codes for MAKYVLFDTETTGNQELDRIIQVGAMIVHSKDEIEVFDELCLAPVPITIEAMEVHNITPDRIADKGLYDETDFALKLQQFNQKENYLIAHNIAFDLAMLEKEGFENHYTLIDTLRCAKHLLPESPNHRLQYLRYALELYQIEQAEAQKIGITIKAHDAIGDVLVMKLLLSKLVRLTQEKFAGINPMQKLAELTQTPVMMKTFKFGKYKDREIAEVVHEDRGYITWMRANLDLDEDMTFTLDYYLAS; via the coding sequence ATGGCAAAATACGTACTTTTCGATACAGAGACCACAGGAAATCAGGAGCTCGACCGCATTATACAGGTGGGTGCGATGATCGTACACAGTAAAGACGAGATCGAAGTCTTTGATGAACTCTGCCTGGCTCCTGTACCCATCACTATAGAAGCGATGGAAGTACACAACATCACACCTGACCGGATAGCAGACAAAGGCCTCTACGATGAAACCGATTTTGCACTGAAGTTACAGCAATTCAACCAAAAAGAGAATTATCTTATCGCGCATAATATTGCTTTTGATCTGGCAATGCTGGAAAAAGAGGGATTTGAAAATCACTATACACTGATAGACACACTGCGATGTGCCAAGCACCTGCTTCCTGAGAGCCCTAATCACCGACTTCAGTACCTGCGCTACGCACTTGAACTCTATCAGATCGAACAAGCAGAAGCGCAAAAAATCGGCATTACTATCAAAGCACATGATGCAATAGGTGATGTGCTTGTGATGAAATTGCTTCTTTCCAAACTGGTACGTCTGACACAAGAGAAGTTTGCAGGTATAAACCCTATGCAGAAACTGGCAGAACTCACCCAAACCCCGGTCATGATGAAAACCTTCAAATTCGGGAAGTACAAAGACAGAGAGATCGCCGAAGTCGTACATGAGGACAGAGGCTACATTACATGGATGAGAGCGAATCTTGATCTGGATGAAGATATGACTTTTACTTTGGATTATTATCTGGCTTCATAG
- a CDS encoding diguanylate cyclase, giving the protein MQKTIFLVLFSYLSLLYGDVQSKVLDLSNSHYEIGELMLEYEDTTANMTLSEIRHLPSEVFTPLNKPVASHPFTNAAFWYKFRVINNENRPLSRLIIFEPAWLDSVNFTVISSQGEVKTYQGGDMYPYSKRAIDYYLINFEHSFEPGISTVYLQVKTRDPFIVALSIMDKVAFLAKQIDAATYIGLVYGGIIAMLFYNLFLYLGTKARYYAYYVLFLGAFFGMNASYNGYTFMYLFPNSPSVQNWTQSTSIYFYVVTVLIFASSFLNLFKYHHTLYNITKFLIFGVIGVAVLSAMFGGYYYHVILAFISILLISIYLFIIALYILLKGNRSARFFLLGTASGLIGAFITALTVMSYIPYTYLTYKAIDLGMYVDVVLLSMALADRMKMTQEKRVIAEKEAKTDILTGLYNRRAYYEISHKEFQRLLRHNRCLSVIMFDIDHFKEINDSYGHGAGDNVLKCVAKIVKDVIREYDYAFRMGGDEFLVLLPETNEQQALFLAERIRKRVANKKFIEKDDKFFITASFGISQYNHIERSIETIVKRADKALYEVKECGRNSVKVLYRFHRV; this is encoded by the coding sequence ATGCAAAAAACAATTTTTTTAGTACTTTTTTCTTATCTTTCCCTTCTTTACGGAGATGTACAATCAAAGGTACTAGACCTTTCAAACTCACACTATGAGATCGGCGAATTGATGCTTGAGTATGAGGATACGACTGCGAATATGACACTATCCGAGATACGCCATCTCCCTTCTGAGGTATTTACACCACTCAATAAACCAGTGGCAAGCCATCCATTTACAAATGCAGCATTTTGGTATAAGTTCAGAGTGATCAATAATGAAAATAGACCTTTATCCAGACTTATCATCTTTGAACCAGCCTGGCTTGACTCAGTGAACTTCACTGTGATATCTTCACAAGGTGAAGTAAAAACCTACCAGGGTGGTGATATGTATCCTTATTCAAAAAGAGCGATCGATTACTATCTTATCAATTTCGAACATAGCTTTGAGCCAGGTATCTCTACTGTTTATCTTCAAGTGAAAACAAGAGATCCTTTTATTGTGGCACTCTCTATCATGGATAAAGTAGCATTTTTAGCCAAACAGATTGATGCTGCTACGTATATTGGTTTGGTGTATGGTGGTATTATTGCCATGTTATTCTATAATCTTTTTCTATATTTAGGTACGAAAGCCCGCTATTATGCTTATTATGTTTTATTCTTAGGTGCATTTTTTGGGATGAATGCTTCCTATAACGGCTATACATTTATGTACCTCTTTCCTAATTCACCCAGTGTACAAAACTGGACACAGTCTACATCCATCTATTTTTATGTTGTGACTGTACTGATTTTTGCAAGTTCATTCCTAAATCTTTTTAAATACCATCATACGCTCTATAACATCACAAAATTTCTGATCTTTGGTGTTATCGGTGTAGCAGTACTTTCAGCCATGTTCGGTGGCTATTATTATCATGTGATACTTGCCTTTATATCCATACTGTTGATCAGTATTTATCTATTTATTATTGCTCTGTATATTTTGCTCAAAGGTAATCGTTCAGCCCGATTTTTTCTTCTTGGGACTGCCAGTGGTCTGATAGGTGCTTTTATTACTGCTTTGACGGTCATGTCTTATATCCCGTATACCTATCTGACCTATAAAGCAATTGACTTAGGTATGTATGTCGATGTGGTTCTTTTATCCATGGCACTGGCTGATCGAATGAAAATGACACAGGAGAAAAGGGTCATAGCAGAAAAAGAGGCAAAAACGGATATCTTAACTGGACTTTATAACCGTAGAGCCTACTATGAGATCTCTCACAAAGAGTTCCAGAGACTCTTAAGACATAATAGATGTCTCTCTGTCATTATGTTTGATATTGATCATTTTAAAGAGATCAATGATAGCTATGGACATGGTGCAGGAGACAATGTATTGAAATGTGTGGCAAAGATCGTTAAAGATGTGATTAGAGAGTATGACTATGCTTTTAGAATGGGTGGTGATGAGTTTTTGGTTTTACTGCCTGAAACCAATGAGCAACAAGCCTTGTTCCTTGCAGAGCGTATCAGAAAAAGAGTAGCAAATAAAAAGTTCATAGAGAAGGATGATAAGTTCTTTATCACTGCAAGTTTTGGCATCAGTCAATACAATCATATTGAAAGAAGCATAGAGACCATTGTAAAAAGGGCAGATAAAGCACTCTATGAGGTGAAGGAATGCGGTAGGAATAGTGTGAAAGTACTCTATAGATTTCACAGAGTGTAA
- a CDS encoding class I SAM-dependent rRNA methyltransferase, with protein sequence MKKTIDLTIRPQYIKNYTNGYPLISKEFMVDWDQVKTEGTIVHLFDDRKKFIAKGYYGIQNKGHGWVLSTKKEEKIDVAFFSAKIKEAVQYRNDLYHDETTTAFRVFNGEGDGVGGLTIDYFDGFYLVTWYSLGIYAFREAILEALKSQVEYKGIYQKKRFDAKGQYLDDTDDFVCGSRGEFPLTVKENGVHFAIYLDDGPMVGVFLDQREVRKTLRDSYAKGKTVLNTFSYTGAFSVCAALGGAAKTTSVDLAKRSRSKTEEQFRINGIDPKAHDIIVEDVFHYFKYAVRKEILFDVVVLDPPSFARSKKHTFSVAKDYVKLLKEAIQITQKGGVIIASTNYANLNMVKFKDFIDKAFKELGGKYKIEHTFSLPKDFRVMDTFKEGDYLKVVFIRKVS encoded by the coding sequence ATGAAGAAGACAATAGACCTGACCATTAGACCACAATATATCAAAAACTACACGAACGGGTATCCTTTGATCTCCAAAGAGTTTATGGTTGACTGGGACCAAGTAAAAACTGAGGGAACGATCGTTCACCTGTTTGATGATAGAAAAAAGTTTATCGCTAAAGGGTATTACGGTATTCAAAACAAAGGGCATGGCTGGGTACTCTCCACTAAAAAAGAGGAAAAGATCGATGTCGCATTTTTCAGTGCTAAGATTAAAGAGGCTGTCCAATACCGAAACGATCTCTACCATGATGAAACCACAACAGCGTTCAGGGTCTTTAACGGTGAAGGCGATGGTGTAGGCGGTTTAACGATAGATTATTTTGACGGCTTCTATCTGGTGACCTGGTACAGTCTGGGTATCTATGCATTCAGAGAAGCGATCCTGGAAGCGCTGAAGTCTCAGGTAGAATATAAGGGTATCTATCAGAAAAAGAGATTTGATGCCAAAGGCCAATATCTTGATGACACTGATGATTTTGTCTGTGGCAGCAGAGGTGAATTTCCTTTGACCGTAAAAGAAAACGGTGTACATTTTGCCATCTATCTGGATGATGGGCCTATGGTGGGTGTCTTTTTAGACCAGAGAGAAGTGAGAAAAACACTTCGTGACAGTTATGCCAAAGGGAAAACTGTACTGAACACCTTCTCCTATACAGGGGCATTTTCCGTGTGTGCCGCCCTGGGCGGTGCAGCAAAGACCACCAGTGTGGACCTTGCCAAAAGAAGCCGCAGTAAAACAGAAGAACAGTTCCGTATTAACGGCATTGATCCCAAGGCGCATGATATCATTGTCGAGGATGTCTTCCATTATTTTAAATATGCGGTCAGAAAAGAGATACTGTTCGATGTGGTGGTACTCGATCCGCCAAGTTTTGCCAGATCGAAGAAACATACCTTCTCTGTAGCAAAAGACTATGTTAAACTCCTCAAAGAAGCGATACAGATCACACAGAAGGGTGGTGTGATCATTGCATCAACGAATTATGCAAATTTGAACATGGTGAAGTTCAAAGATTTTATAGACAAGGCCTTTAAAGAACTGGGTGGCAAGTACAAAATAGAACATACGTTTTCTCTACCAAAGGATTTCAGAGTCATGGATACGTTTAAAGAGGGAGATTACCTTAAAGTAGTGTTTATTAGAAAAGTATCTTAA
- a CDS encoding glutamine--tRNA ligase/YqeY domain fusion protein — protein MSESKDFLRTIVEEDLASGKYKEVHTRFPPEPNGFPHIGHAKSIAINFGIARDYHGRCNLRMDDTNPTTEDTKYVEALKDAVHWLGFEWDNSVRYTSDYFPELYAYAVALIKMGKAYVDSLSEEEIREYRGTVTEPGRRSQYAQRSVEENLDLFERMKNGEFKDGEHVLRAKIDMSAANMKMRDPLLYRIRHAHHYRAGDKWHIYPMYDFGHCLSDYIEGITHSICTLEFENNRDIYDWVLDTLELRPPRPYQHEFARLAINYTVMSKRKLLELVNEGRVSGWDDPRMPTIAGYRRRGYTPESILNFCDQIGIAKANSTVDVSQLEFCIRDDLNTKVPRVMCVLDPLKVTIENYEGSEELDAPYYPHDVPKEGSRKIPFSKEIYIERDDFTENPPKGYYRLTPEQPVRLRHAYIITCKEVIKDADGNITEIKAEYHPDSKSGADTSGIKVKSAIQWVDADKAKSVELRLYDRLFKDEAPEGLEDINPDSLKVVKNALIEPAVITDRPDERFQFERQGYFYADPIDYTDETPVFNKIVGLKDSWSKKTKAQESAPKNECKPQAKKVQIDGEVEPMSEAEQALFDTYTRDLELNSEVANTLARDAQLSSFYEEALSVNNSPVTIANIVANEVAREFKEKHADALKFDANQIAGLVKMVDDGTISNKIAKQVFEEMTKSGEDPAKIVEAKGLVQISDPSQISPIIDEVITKNPDNVEKFKAGNTKLLGFFVGQVLKATGGKANPQVVNALVAEKLK, from the coding sequence ATGAGTGAGAGCAAAGATTTTTTACGTACGATAGTTGAAGAGGACTTAGCATCAGGCAAGTATAAAGAAGTTCATACAAGATTTCCTCCAGAGCCTAATGGTTTCCCGCATATTGGACATGCCAAATCTATCGCTATCAATTTTGGTATTGCCCGTGATTATCATGGCCGCTGCAACCTTAGAATGGATGATACCAACCCGACTACAGAAGACACGAAATATGTTGAAGCACTCAAAGATGCTGTACATTGGCTTGGATTTGAATGGGATAACAGTGTACGTTATACTTCTGATTATTTCCCTGAACTCTATGCGTATGCTGTTGCATTGATTAAAATGGGCAAGGCGTATGTTGACAGTCTCAGCGAAGAGGAGATCCGTGAGTATCGCGGAACGGTCACCGAGCCCGGACGCCGCAGTCAATATGCACAGCGCAGTGTTGAAGAGAATCTGGACCTTTTTGAGAGAATGAAAAACGGCGAGTTCAAAGACGGTGAACATGTCCTTAGAGCCAAGATCGATATGAGTGCGGCCAATATGAAAATGAGAGATCCGCTTCTCTATCGTATCAGACATGCACACCATTACAGAGCAGGGGATAAGTGGCATATTTACCCGATGTATGACTTTGGTCACTGTCTCTCTGACTATATTGAGGGGATTACCCACTCTATCTGTACCCTGGAGTTTGAAAACAATCGTGATATTTATGATTGGGTACTTGATACGCTGGAGCTTAGGCCGCCAAGACCTTATCAGCATGAGTTTGCAAGACTCGCAATCAACTATACGGTGATGAGTAAGAGAAAGCTTTTAGAATTAGTAAATGAAGGAAGGGTGAGCGGTTGGGATGACCCTCGTATGCCTACGATCGCGGGATACAGAAGAAGAGGGTATACACCTGAGTCTATTCTGAACTTCTGCGATCAGATAGGTATCGCCAAGGCAAACTCAACGGTGGATGTTTCCCAACTTGAGTTTTGTATCAGGGATGATCTCAATACCAAAGTACCGCGTGTGATGTGTGTGCTTGACCCGCTCAAAGTCACCATTGAAAACTATGAGGGGTCAGAAGAACTTGATGCACCATACTACCCGCATGATGTACCTAAAGAGGGTTCAAGAAAGATACCTTTTTCAAAAGAGATCTATATTGAGCGTGATGACTTTACGGAGAACCCTCCAAAGGGTTACTACCGTCTTACCCCAGAGCAACCGGTGAGACTTAGACATGCGTATATCATTACGTGTAAGGAAGTGATCAAAGATGCCGATGGCAATATCACAGAGATAAAAGCAGAATACCATCCGGATTCCAAAAGTGGTGCCGATACCAGTGGCATCAAGGTAAAAAGTGCGATCCAGTGGGTCGATGCAGACAAGGCTAAAAGCGTTGAACTCAGACTGTATGACAGACTCTTTAAAGATGAAGCGCCTGAAGGGCTGGAAGATATCAATCCAGACTCTTTGAAAGTGGTCAAAAATGCATTGATCGAACCTGCTGTCATTACGGACAGACCTGATGAGAGATTCCAGTTTGAAAGACAGGGGTATTTCTATGCTGATCCTATAGACTACACGGATGAAACACCGGTGTTCAATAAGATCGTCGGACTTAAAGACTCTTGGAGCAAAAAGACAAAGGCACAGGAAAGTGCACCTAAAAACGAGTGCAAACCTCAAGCTAAAAAAGTACAAATCGATGGTGAAGTAGAGCCTATGAGTGAGGCTGAACAGGCACTGTTTGATACGTATACCAGAGACCTTGAACTCAACAGTGAAGTTGCCAACACGTTGGCACGTGACGCGCAACTCTCTTCTTTTTATGAAGAGGCTCTATCTGTAAACAATAGTCCTGTAACGATCGCAAATATCGTGGCTAATGAAGTAGCAAGAGAGTTCAAAGAGAAGCACGCAGATGCGTTGAAATTTGACGCAAATCAAATAGCCGGGCTTGTGAAGATGGTCGATGACGGGACTATTTCAAATAAAATTGCCAAACAAGTATTTGAAGAAATGACTAAGAGCGGAGAAGATCCAGCAAAGATCGTTGAAGCTAAAGGACTTGTTCAGATCAGTGACCCATCACAAATATCACCTATTATTGATGAGGTCATCACTAAAAATCCGGATAATGTTGAAAAGTTCAAAGCAGGAAATACAAAATTATTAGGCTTCTTTGTAGGACAAGTACTCAAAGCCACAGGTGGCAAAGCTAATCCGCAAGTGGTCAATGCACTAGTGGCTGAGAAGTTAAAGTAA
- the gltX gene encoding glutamate--tRNA ligase codes for MLRFAPSPTGDMHIEQLRVAIFNYMAAKQKDVNFIVRIEDSDKERNITGKDTEIMDILEKFALPHDSVFHQSENLHIHQTLAIRLLEEKKAFVCTCTSEQLDADREVAEQNKASYHYSGRCASIGAEELHKLKEEKKPFVLRIKAPDAPIVTHDLIHGEFETAPDEVDSFVILKTDGTPTYDFACACDDMISGISLIIRSEEYLLHTPRQKHIKTLLGYEEETTYAHLPVILNTEGKKMGQEEDAGSVKWLFEQGFIPDAIANYLILLGNQTPSEIFTMPEALKWFDLSTLSRSSVKFDIDTLRFINREHLKRMDDKRLSTLFGFADADIGKLAKLYLEEVSTINELESKIKPIFAPKDFEGKWGAQMQTMEEIIQNAPMINDFNDFKAHILKESGLQGEDFFTPLRLILTGAEHGPELSRIYPLIKPYLLEVAS; via the coding sequence ATGCTTAGATTTGCCCCGTCACCGACCGGTGATATGCACATAGAACAACTACGTGTTGCCATATTTAACTACATGGCAGCCAAACAGAAAGATGTCAACTTCATTGTACGTATCGAAGACAGTGACAAAGAACGAAACATCACCGGCAAAGATACTGAGATCATGGATATCCTTGAGAAATTTGCGCTTCCTCACGACAGTGTCTTTCACCAAAGTGAAAACCTTCATATACACCAGACATTGGCGATCCGGCTCCTTGAAGAGAAAAAGGCATTTGTCTGTACCTGTACATCTGAGCAGCTTGATGCAGATAGAGAAGTGGCAGAACAGAACAAGGCGTCCTACCACTACAGTGGCCGGTGTGCTTCTATCGGTGCGGAAGAGCTTCATAAACTTAAAGAAGAGAAGAAACCCTTTGTCCTGCGTATCAAAGCCCCGGATGCACCTATAGTCACCCATGACCTTATCCATGGAGAGTTTGAGACTGCACCCGATGAAGTAGACTCTTTTGTCATTCTAAAAACTGACGGAACACCCACCTATGACTTTGCTTGTGCCTGTGATGATATGATCTCAGGGATCAGTCTCATCATCCGTAGTGAGGAGTACCTCTTACACACTCCGAGACAAAAGCACATCAAAACACTCCTTGGATATGAAGAGGAGACCACGTACGCACATCTTCCTGTTATACTGAATACCGAAGGTAAGAAGATGGGCCAGGAGGAGGATGCCGGCTCGGTCAAATGGCTCTTTGAACAGGGATTCATCCCCGATGCGATCGCCAACTACCTGATACTGCTTGGGAACCAAACGCCATCAGAGATCTTCACCATGCCCGAGGCACTGAAATGGTTCGATCTTAGCACACTTTCCAGATCCTCTGTAAAGTTTGACATAGATACACTCCGTTTTATCAACAGAGAACACTTAAAACGTATGGATGACAAACGTCTCTCTACACTTTTTGGTTTTGCAGATGCAGACATCGGAAAACTGGCCAAGCTCTACCTTGAAGAGGTGAGTACGATCAACGAACTTGAATCAAAGATCAAACCTATCTTTGCACCTAAAGATTTTGAAGGTAAATGGGGTGCCCAGATGCAGACCATGGAAGAGATCATCCAGAATGCTCCTATGATCAACGATTTTAACGACTTTAAAGCACATATCCTAAAAGAGAGCGGATTACAGGGAGAGGATTTCTTTACACCGTTAAGACTCATCCTTACAGGTGCGGAACATGGACCTGAACTTTCCCGGATCTATCCGCTTATCAAACCATATTTACTGGAGGTAGCATCATGA